A single genomic interval of Chloracidobacterium validum harbors:
- a CDS encoding glycoside hydrolase family 10 protein, whose translation MTRSEFLKSLALGLGGCVLPTEGVLGCLSSWPSEDLETAEKLGAGLPRFPREFRGVWVATVENIDFPSSRYLSPEQQQAELLGILDLAQTLGFNAVIFQVRPMCDALYASPYEPWSEYLCGTMGQAPSPLYDPLAFAIEAAHARGLELHAWFNPFRALHRARQGGVDPQHIARQRPDLAKPYGRYHWLDPGEPEARAHSCRVILDVVERYDIDAVHFDDYFYPYKERLVSGYLIPFPDDASWARYGHGKTWRTRDDWRRHNINVFLGEVSAGIRRLKPYVKFGISPFGIWQPDHPPGIQGLNSYMELCSDSRRWLSEGLVDYLAPQLYWPIERERQSYPRLLEWWLAQNRQGRHVWPGSAAFKVADGTPRAVPAHEIAAQVRLARRLNRQGGNIHFSFRAFRRNRGGLSDLLKKEVYAIPALVPASPWLDATVLPAPRLEIGVDPTRRHLVAAWQVVSPTMDSTSDKAAPVARWCIAIQTGETWELQVQPATCHQVALPETARAVAVWPVSRTGIEGRRAIVRRL comes from the coding sequence ATGACGCGCAGTGAGTTCTTGAAAAGCTTGGCACTCGGTTTGGGAGGCTGCGTGCTTCCAACCGAAGGGGTTTTGGGTTGCCTTTCCAGTTGGCCAAGCGAGGACCTAGAGACTGCCGAAAAGCTCGGTGCCGGGCTGCCACGCTTCCCACGTGAGTTTCGCGGGGTTTGGGTAGCAACGGTTGAGAATATAGATTTTCCTTCGTCGCGCTACCTCTCGCCTGAGCAGCAGCAGGCCGAGTTGCTTGGGATTCTCGATCTGGCGCAGACACTGGGTTTCAACGCGGTCATTTTTCAAGTTCGACCCATGTGCGACGCGCTTTATGCGAGTCCGTATGAGCCGTGGTCCGAGTACCTGTGCGGCACCATGGGGCAAGCGCCGTCGCCACTGTACGATCCACTTGCCTTTGCCATTGAAGCGGCCCATGCCCGCGGGCTTGAACTACACGCTTGGTTCAATCCATTTCGGGCGCTGCACCGAGCGCGGCAAGGGGGTGTTGACCCGCAGCACATTGCGCGGCAGCGACCGGATTTGGCTAAGCCTTATGGTCGCTATCACTGGCTCGACCCAGGCGAACCGGAAGCGCGCGCGCATTCCTGTCGGGTGATTCTGGATGTCGTCGAGCGGTACGATATAGACGCAGTTCACTTCGATGACTATTTCTATCCGTACAAGGAACGACTGGTCTCCGGCTACCTCATCCCGTTTCCAGACGATGCGAGTTGGGCGCGGTATGGTCACGGAAAGACCTGGCGGACGCGCGATGACTGGCGACGCCATAACATCAACGTCTTTCTTGGGGAAGTCTCAGCCGGGATTCGGCGGCTCAAGCCGTACGTGAAATTTGGTATCAGTCCGTTTGGCATCTGGCAGCCAGACCACCCACCTGGTATTCAGGGGCTTAACTCTTACATGGAGCTATGCTCCGACTCCCGCCGGTGGCTATCAGAGGGACTGGTGGATTATCTCGCTCCCCAACTGTACTGGCCGATTGAGCGTGAGCGGCAAAGTTACCCGCGTTTGCTCGAATGGTGGTTGGCGCAGAACCGCCAGGGACGCCACGTCTGGCCTGGAAGCGCGGCCTTCAAGGTCGCGGATGGCACGCCGCGCGCCGTTCCGGCTCATGAAATTGCAGCTCAAGTCAGACTCGCCAGGCGGTTGAACCGACAGGGAGGAAACATCCACTTCAGTTTTCGCGCTTTTCGACGCAACCGGGGCGGGTTGTCCGACTTACTCAAAAAGGAAGTCTATGCCATCCCAGCGCTGGTGCCAGCGTCTCCCTGGCTGGATGCGACGGTGCTGCCGGCGCCGCGCCTGGAGATCGGGGTTGATCCAACCAGGCGTCATCTGGTTGCCGCCTGGCAGGTCGTGTCACCCACGATGGACAGCACGTCCGATAAAGCCGCGCCGGTTGCGCGTTGGTGCATCGCCATTCAGACCGGTGAAACTTGGGAGTTGCAGGTGCAGCCAGCCACTTGCCACCAAGTGGCGCTGCCGGAAACCGCGCGGGCCGTCGCGGTCTGGCCCGTGAGCCGTACCGGTATTGAAGGAAGGCGGGCAATCGTGCGCCGTCTATAG
- the holB gene encoding DNA polymerase III subunit delta': MAFHDLIGQSIAKDLLRRSLHAQRLPTGLLFVGPVGVGKRLCALSVAQALNCQVAPAEGCGTCSVCQRIARGEHPDVKLVAPDGAQIKIGQAREAVRFVTDPPYEARRRVLLFKPADAFNTAAANALLKTLEEPPAHAQLILISARPDALPATIRSRCPQVRFTPLTLDEVEQCLDRQAKRPPADRRLLARLAQGRPGTVVGLDLEDYRQQRKIALEFLGLLTQGTPVTRLLKAANYFGKLERPEFEAALDILASLLRDVTCLKAASLASQPGDSMEDVLTHVDIVSKLQALATQLSLKQLQVALDRFEAIRRNLNRNINRVLAMEAALLSLSAGRPMLT, encoded by the coding sequence ATGGCGTTTCATGATCTGATCGGACAATCCATAGCGAAAGATTTGCTACGGCGGAGCCTCCACGCGCAGCGGTTGCCCACTGGGCTGTTGTTTGTTGGACCCGTTGGTGTTGGCAAGCGGCTGTGTGCGCTATCCGTTGCCCAGGCGCTGAACTGCCAGGTTGCACCGGCCGAAGGCTGTGGCACCTGCTCGGTGTGTCAGCGAATAGCGCGGGGCGAACATCCCGATGTCAAACTGGTGGCGCCAGATGGAGCGCAGATCAAGATTGGACAAGCGCGCGAAGCGGTGCGTTTCGTGACCGATCCACCTTATGAGGCGCGACGGCGGGTGCTGCTCTTCAAGCCTGCCGATGCGTTCAACACGGCGGCCGCCAACGCCTTGCTCAAGACGCTCGAAGAGCCACCAGCCCATGCGCAGCTCATCCTCATCAGCGCGCGTCCAGATGCCCTGCCGGCGACCATCCGCTCGCGCTGTCCACAAGTGAGGTTCACGCCGTTGACCCTGGATGAAGTTGAGCAGTGCCTCGACCGACAAGCCAAGCGTCCGCCGGCAGACCGCCGTTTGCTGGCGCGACTGGCGCAAGGCCGGCCCGGCACCGTCGTGGGGCTGGATTTGGAAGACTACCGCCAGCAACGCAAGATTGCGCTGGAGTTTTTGGGACTGCTGACCCAGGGGACACCCGTGACGCGATTGCTGAAAGCCGCAAACTACTTCGGCAAGCTTGAGCGCCCGGAATTTGAAGCTGCACTGGACATTCTGGCGAGCCTGCTGCGTGACGTGACGTGCTTGAAGGCGGCATCGTTGGCGTCTCAGCCAGGGGATAGCATGGAAGACGTGCTAACGCATGTGGATATCGTGTCAAAGCTACAGGCGTTGGCAACGCAGCTTTCACTCAAACAGCTTCAAGTCGCCCTCGACCGCTTTGAAGCCATTCGGCGCAACCTCAATCGCAATATCAACCGCGTCTTGGCAATGGAAGCCGCTCTCCTCTCGCTATCGGCTGGAAGGCCGATGCTCACCTAA
- a CDS encoding alpha-ketoacid dehydrogenase subunit beta, whose translation MALTTYLEAIRQALFEEMRRDPNVFCLGEDIGVYGGAFKVTAGLLEEFGPDRVIDTPISEAAIVGAACGAAHMGLRPVAEMQFIDFISCAFDMLTNYAATSRYRQGLAVPIVVRGPSGAGVRGGPFHSLNPEAFFLNTPGLKMVEPATAYDAKGLLKAAIRDDDPVLYFEHKYLYRRIKEDLPDTDYVVPIGKAAVRRAGSDVSILTFGAMVHVALEAAETLAREADIEVEVVDMRSLLPYDKEAIAQTVQKTNKVIILHEATLTGGIGGEFAAFIAEELFEQLDGPILRVASIDTPTPYSPPLEDFFLPNVEKVMAAARKLVEY comes from the coding sequence ATGGCACTCACCACGTATCTCGAAGCCATCCGGCAGGCCTTGTTTGAGGAAATGCGCCGTGATCCGAATGTGTTCTGTCTCGGTGAAGACATCGGCGTTTACGGCGGGGCCTTCAAGGTCACGGCCGGACTCCTTGAAGAATTCGGACCCGACCGGGTCATTGACACGCCTATTTCCGAAGCGGCGATTGTCGGCGCAGCGTGTGGCGCGGCGCACATGGGCCTTCGCCCGGTAGCAGAAATGCAGTTCATTGATTTCATCTCCTGCGCGTTCGACATGCTGACCAACTACGCCGCGACGAGCCGCTACCGCCAAGGGCTGGCGGTTCCAATTGTGGTGCGTGGCCCGTCCGGGGCCGGCGTGCGCGGCGGGCCCTTTCACTCACTCAATCCGGAAGCCTTCTTTCTCAACACCCCAGGGCTGAAAATGGTTGAACCGGCGACGGCTTACGACGCCAAGGGGTTGCTCAAGGCCGCGATCCGCGATGACGACCCGGTGCTGTACTTTGAGCACAAGTACCTCTATCGCCGGATCAAGGAAGACCTCCCCGATACCGACTACGTCGTGCCCATCGGCAAGGCCGCCGTGCGGCGGGCCGGCAGCGACGTCTCGATCCTTACATTTGGGGCGATGGTTCATGTCGCGCTGGAGGCGGCGGAAACGCTCGCCCGCGAGGCTGACATCGAGGTGGAAGTGGTGGATATGCGGTCGCTGCTTCCCTACGACAAGGAAGCCATTGCCCAGACGGTGCAGAAAACCAATAAGGTCATTATCCTCCACGAAGCGACACTGACGGGTGGCATTGGAGGCGAATTCGCGGCCTTCATTGCCGAAGAACTCTTTGAGCAGCTCGATGGACCAATTCTACGGGTGGCTTCAATTGACACGCCAACGCCATACAGTCCTCCGCTCGAAGACTTCTTCTTGCCCAATGTCGAGAAAGTCATGGCAGCCGCGCGCAAGCTGGTAGAGTATTAA
- a CDS encoding DUF4388 domain-containing protein produces the protein MNGKLSVLNFADIIRDLHLTRRTGLLRLTRERELRAVFVENGDVVFALSNLPHERLGDFLLSRDLITREQYEAAVQKPNAKQRFGQVLVEMGAMSREMVETHARQHLTDIILAAFEWVSGDFSFDEGSRAAHDVKLDLLTPNLILLGVRRMTNEEAIRRSLGPTTQHIELSPDAMTQLQRATLDGTEGFVLSRITGRMTIDELVLISGVPEATILRVVYGLVCAGILVTSHPRPTMANPQPVAAVATPTQAPAATPPTPVNLPEPETEVNLDEARFEFQMLREFLSLRTTTYYDMLNLSPSASDSDIKRSYYQMAKKYHPDRYRNLGLPDVLNDAEWVFSKVSEAYEKLRDPEVRRRYDDFIGVIPETSDRTEAKFASVTAASEASPAPTAPASRPVPVPTPPGMPVGASTTGALPPTFTQAGSETAKSRTQELGRQTGSSTGSAAPPPETQADTAARSYDFACAAIERKDFITAMTYLREAVRLAPDVIRYRSRLASLCMQNPKLRKEAEDQLLAILKLDENYVDARLALGHMYHQAGMEKSARKQFEAVLSIQPDNPVAKQMLSLKPATSQTAASAGSVTGAAEKSKPVPKSDPKSAEPKKGLLQQDVGELIGKLFKR, from the coding sequence ATGAACGGCAAGCTTTCAGTCCTCAACTTTGCTGACATCATTCGTGACTTGCACCTCACGCGGCGTACTGGGCTGCTCCGCCTGACCCGCGAGCGCGAACTGCGCGCCGTCTTCGTTGAAAACGGTGATGTGGTGTTTGCGTTATCAAATCTGCCACACGAGCGACTGGGCGACTTTTTGCTGTCACGCGACCTGATTACCCGCGAGCAGTATGAAGCCGCGGTTCAAAAGCCCAACGCCAAGCAGCGTTTCGGGCAAGTCCTGGTCGAAATGGGCGCTATGTCGCGTGAGATGGTGGAGACGCATGCCCGCCAGCACCTAACCGACATCATTCTCGCGGCCTTTGAGTGGGTGAGCGGGGACTTCTCCTTCGATGAGGGCTCGCGCGCCGCCCATGACGTCAAACTGGACCTGTTGACGCCAAACCTGATTCTCCTGGGGGTGCGGCGCATGACCAATGAAGAGGCGATCCGCCGCTCGCTAGGCCCGACCACGCAGCACATTGAACTGTCGCCAGATGCAATGACGCAACTCCAACGGGCAACACTTGACGGCACGGAGGGTTTTGTTCTGTCGCGAATCACGGGGCGGATGACCATTGATGAGTTGGTGCTCATCAGCGGCGTTCCTGAAGCGACCATCCTGCGTGTGGTGTATGGCTTGGTATGCGCTGGTATCTTGGTGACAAGCCATCCGCGTCCGACTATGGCCAATCCGCAACCGGTGGCCGCCGTGGCCACGCCAACCCAGGCTCCCGCCGCGACGCCGCCAACGCCGGTCAACCTGCCGGAGCCTGAAACTGAAGTCAATCTGGATGAAGCGCGCTTTGAGTTTCAGATGTTGCGTGAGTTTTTGTCCCTTAGGACAACAACGTACTATGACATGCTCAATTTGAGTCCTTCCGCCAGTGATAGCGACATCAAGCGTTCGTATTACCAGATGGCGAAGAAGTATCACCCGGATCGGTACCGTAACCTTGGGCTGCCTGACGTACTCAACGATGCCGAGTGGGTTTTTTCCAAGGTTAGCGAAGCTTACGAGAAGCTCCGCGACCCGGAAGTGCGCCGACGGTACGACGATTTCATTGGGGTCATACCGGAAACCAGCGACCGGACGGAGGCAAAATTTGCGTCAGTGACAGCCGCCAGTGAAGCGTCGCCGGCACCAACGGCCCCGGCGAGCCGTCCAGTTCCGGTGCCAACTCCGCCAGGCATGCCAGTTGGGGCGAGCACGACCGGAGCTTTGCCGCCAACGTTCACGCAGGCAGGAAGCGAGACTGCCAAGAGTCGCACGCAAGAGCTTGGCCGCCAAACCGGATCGTCCACCGGTTCGGCCGCGCCCCCACCGGAGACACAAGCTGACACAGCGGCACGGAGCTATGACTTCGCCTGTGCGGCTATCGAGCGCAAGGATTTCATCACCGCGATGACCTACCTGCGGGAGGCGGTTCGCCTTGCCCCCGACGTGATCCGTTATCGTTCACGGCTCGCCTCGTTGTGCATGCAGAATCCCAAGTTGCGCAAGGAAGCCGAAGATCAGCTTCTGGCCATTCTCAAGCTAGATGAGAACTATGTGGACGCCCGCCTAGCACTTGGTCACATGTATCACCAGGCTGGGATGGAAAAATCCGCGCGCAAGCAGTTTGAGGCGGTGCTATCTATCCAACCAGATAACCCGGTGGCCAAGCAGATGCTGTCCCTCAAGCCAGCGACGAGCCAAACCGCTGCCTCCGCCGGGTCAGTCACCGGCGCGGCCGAGAAGTCCAAGCCTGTGCCAAAATCCGATCCCAAGTCGGCCGAACCCAAAAAAGGTCTCCTCCAGCAGGACGTTGGGGAACTCATCGGCAAGTTGTTCAAGCGGTAG
- a CDS encoding DUF7676 family protein, translated as MTLATTDAATVEVGNQSSPLPRGLKRETIELPGGEILEYDYFSADPATMTRLTDLLFKEHWREIVVGPCIQGAVFEVRFEQAPDVTFSDGYLTVDLGYWHFHLCTGVHKHAPTPEVARQRQVAQVAFFLQRGQRCGGGRSWGLRLWNGLGEQMTTVFLPNPYLTDDMRVRKNPDWNRLGLWHKLREIFLGEPIPPDLVTHYNQEPIVSLHH; from the coding sequence ATGACCCTAGCCACCACTGATGCCGCAACCGTCGAGGTTGGCAACCAGTCTTCCCCGCTGCCCAGAGGCTTGAAACGCGAAACAATTGAGCTACCCGGCGGTGAAATCCTTGAGTATGACTACTTCAGCGCCGATCCCGCGACCATGACACGGCTGACGGATTTGCTTTTCAAGGAACACTGGCGGGAAATTGTCGTCGGCCCCTGTATTCAGGGGGCGGTGTTTGAAGTCCGGTTCGAGCAAGCGCCCGACGTCACGTTTTCTGATGGTTATCTTACCGTGGACCTCGGTTACTGGCACTTCCATTTGTGCACGGGTGTTCACAAGCACGCGCCAACGCCGGAAGTCGCCCGACAGCGGCAAGTTGCCCAAGTGGCCTTCTTCCTGCAACGTGGGCAACGGTGTGGCGGCGGACGCAGTTGGGGACTACGGCTGTGGAACGGCCTCGGCGAACAGATGACCACCGTCTTTTTGCCAAACCCCTATTTGACCGATGACATGAGGGTGCGCAAGAACCCAGACTGGAATCGGCTTGGGCTGTGGCACAAGCTCCGGGAAATCTTTTTGGGTGAGCCAATCCCGCCTGACCTCGTCACCCACTACAATCAAGAGCCAATTGTGTCGCTTCACCACTAG
- a CDS encoding sugar phosphate nucleotidyltransferase, whose protein sequence is MTSSVHAMKAMLLAAGFGTRLFPLTLDRPKPALPVLGQPLIAHGVAYLARFGCRELVVNLHYRGEAIQSALGDGSPFGCRITYSHEEGAILGTGGALDHAKALLNPTETFVVMNGKLLTDINLEAARATHRNHRALATLILKPNLRRERFSVVQVDEGGAIRRFAPPPSDAGSSVPVWEAPPLFFTGIQLLEPEIFDYIPPGVFSHTTTDVYPRAIADGQRVMAHVAAPDEAWYEFSTLERYLDLSCRLAGDERAVIRGAACQVASDASLARTILWNRVRVGAKVVLREVIVGDGVNLPDGATLSRSAVVRADGIDPPALDALVAEGKGKLVGENFIVHF, encoded by the coding sequence GTGACGTCTTCCGTTCACGCCATGAAAGCCATGCTGTTAGCCGCCGGATTCGGGACGCGGCTGTTTCCTTTGACGCTGGATCGTCCAAAACCGGCGCTGCCGGTCCTCGGGCAGCCGCTCATTGCCCACGGCGTGGCTTATCTGGCGCGTTTTGGCTGCCGTGAACTGGTCGTCAACCTTCACTACAGGGGGGAGGCGATTCAATCCGCGCTTGGTGACGGTTCGCCCTTTGGCTGCCGCATTACCTACAGCCACGAGGAAGGGGCGATTTTGGGCACCGGGGGCGCACTCGACCACGCCAAGGCTCTGCTGAACCCAACGGAGACCTTTGTCGTGATGAACGGCAAGCTCCTGACCGACATCAACTTGGAGGCTGCCCGCGCAACACATCGCAACCACCGCGCCTTGGCAACCTTGATTCTCAAGCCAAATCTCCGGCGCGAGCGATTCAGCGTCGTCCAGGTAGATGAAGGTGGGGCCATTCGTAGGTTCGCGCCGCCGCCGTCCGATGCCGGTTCGTCCGTCCCGGTTTGGGAGGCGCCGCCGCTATTCTTTACCGGCATCCAACTGCTTGAACCGGAAATCTTTGACTACATCCCGCCGGGTGTGTTCTCACACACGACGACCGACGTGTACCCACGCGCCATCGCCGATGGGCAGCGTGTCATGGCTCACGTGGCTGCGCCCGATGAGGCTTGGTACGAATTCAGCACCTTGGAGCGCTACCTCGATCTTTCCTGTCGCCTGGCCGGCGATGAACGGGCTGTGATTCGGGGCGCGGCTTGCCAAGTTGCGTCTGACGCCAGCTTGGCGCGTACAATTCTCTGGAACCGCGTCCGGGTCGGCGCTAAGGTAGTCCTCAGGGAAGTGATTGTCGGAGACGGCGTGAACCTCCCCGATGGAGCGACACTTTCCCGATCAGCCGTCGTGCGTGCCGATGGCATAGACCCACCCGCGTTGGATGCACTGGTGGCTGAAGGCAAAGGGAAGCTTGTGGGCGAGAACTTCATCGTCCATTTTTGA